One Megamonas hypermegale genomic window carries:
- a CDS encoding DNA internalization-related competence protein ComEC/Rec2, with translation MIKIRYGQYPLLFLNSLIFCYSLGVFGAEKYILPQKCLFLLLIVNFFIAFIFILKKHDLTFIPFLIIFTLLGYLSGIFALSPSPNNIINYENKTATIEGTICEEPIIKQDEQKIYHITYIVDVQTVFWQKQAQNTTGKIYIYKKQDDLNSIAQIGDIVSTAGTIRKIHGYHNPGLINSELRAQSQGIYGFISLGKADMQILKANNDFNFKKFSIDIKKHILDKLLNTMPEDDAYMIYAMVFGGYANIPAELLEAFSLTGIIHILSVSGSHVSLIAGFLLSLGKLCRLPRFINITLLIIIISFYAFICGLSAPVMRATVMGILTAIALSLQKSHEASNLLSITALIMLLINPLLLFDISFQLSFASTAGLVYLMSKIRQKLYFLPCFLADNLSLTLSAQIMTLPLIAWYFNSLSLSSLIANIIAVPILEFIIILSLIACLVIFIPIMAKILFILSSLILGISNIFTLHLAKMPFASVYFPTFPFICIFLYYLVLFNIFNKSLAKFWIKFLHRYKIICYMIFLSSFVLTMYFVFKPQPLEIHFIDVGQGDCILIITPNKKSVMIDTGGSVNSDFDIGLRVDLPYLRHYGITKLDYLILSHADVDHAEATYTIMQKIPVNHLIIANQPPEEYIKTLNLPPNCELLSQAIIAKTDMNFTLDDVQFKFLRANENPSASSSNEASNVLKLTYHNFSALFPGDLPQRQEQQLVNECQNLQSTILKVAHHGSKTSSSLEFLQAVNPQFAVICVGKYNSFNHPSSQIIERLNKLNIPIYRTDINGAIVFSTDGYKLKIDTFN, from the coding sequence ATGATAAAGATACGATATGGGCAATACCCTTTATTATTTTTAAACAGTTTAATATTTTGTTATAGCTTAGGCGTTTTTGGCGCAGAAAAATACATTCTGCCTCAAAAATGCCTTTTTTTATTACTTATTGTTAATTTTTTCATTGCCTTTATTTTTATATTAAAAAAACACGATTTGACTTTTATCCCATTTTTAATCATCTTTACCCTACTCGGTTACCTTTCTGGAATATTTGCCCTTTCACCTTCACCTAATAACATCATCAATTATGAAAATAAAACAGCCACGATTGAAGGTACAATCTGTGAAGAGCCAATCATCAAACAAGATGAACAAAAAATTTATCATATTACCTATATCGTTGATGTTCAAACAGTATTTTGGCAAAAACAGGCACAAAATACTACGGGCAAAATTTATATCTATAAAAAACAAGATGATTTAAATTCAATAGCTCAAATCGGCGATATCGTCTCTACAGCAGGAACAATACGCAAAATTCACGGCTATCATAACCCTGGCTTAATCAATAGCGAACTTCGTGCTCAATCCCAAGGAATTTATGGTTTTATCTCTTTGGGCAAAGCTGATATGCAAATCCTTAAAGCAAACAACGATTTCAATTTTAAAAAATTTAGCATTGATATAAAAAAACATATTTTAGATAAATTATTAAATACTATGCCCGAAGATGATGCCTATATGATTTACGCTATGGTATTCGGCGGTTATGCCAACATTCCAGCTGAACTATTAGAAGCTTTTTCTCTAACAGGCATAATTCATATACTTTCTGTTTCTGGTTCTCATGTCAGCCTAATCGCTGGATTCTTGCTTAGTTTAGGTAAATTATGCCGTTTACCCCGTTTTATAAACATCACTTTATTAATCATCATCATATCATTTTATGCATTTATCTGCGGTCTTTCTGCACCTGTAATGCGTGCTACAGTCATGGGAATACTCACTGCCATAGCTTTGAGCTTACAAAAATCTCATGAAGCCTCTAATCTATTGAGCATTACAGCGCTTATCATGCTATTAATCAATCCTCTATTACTATTTGACATCAGCTTTCAACTTTCTTTTGCCTCTACAGCAGGGCTTGTCTATTTAATGTCTAAAATTCGACAAAAACTTTATTTTCTGCCATGTTTTTTAGCCGATAATTTATCACTTACCCTAAGTGCACAAATAATGACACTTCCCTTAATAGCTTGGTATTTTAACTCATTATCTCTAAGTAGTTTAATCGCTAATATCATAGCAGTTCCTATTTTAGAATTCATCATAATTTTAAGCCTCATCGCTTGCCTTGTAATCTTTATTCCTATCATGGCTAAAATTCTCTTTATCTTATCTAGCTTAATCTTAGGCATCAGCAATATTTTTACCCTGCATTTAGCTAAAATGCCATTTGCTTCGGTTTATTTTCCTACATTTCCCTTTATATGTATTTTTCTTTACTATCTAGTTTTATTTAACATATTTAATAAATCCTTAGCTAAATTTTGGATAAAATTTTTACACAGATATAAAATTATTTGCTATATGATATTTTTAAGTTCTTTTGTCTTAACTATGTATTTTGTTTTTAAACCGCAACCTTTAGAAATACATTTTATCGATGTTGGACAAGGCGACTGCATATTGATTATCACGCCTAATAAAAAATCCGTGATGATTGATACAGGTGGCAGTGTAAATTCTGATTTTGATATTGGCTTGCGAGTAGATTTACCTTATTTGCGCCACTATGGTATCACAAAATTAGATTATTTAATCTTATCTCATGCTGATGTTGACCACGCTGAAGCTACTTATACCATAATGCAAAAAATACCTGTCAATCATTTAATAATCGCCAATCAACCTCCAGAAGAATATATAAAAACGCTCAATCTTCCACCTAATTGTGAATTACTCTCTCAAGCTATCATAGCTAAAACTGATATGAATTTCACATTAGATGATGTTCAATTTAAATTTCTCCGCGCCAATGAAAATCCTTCCGCATCTTCTAGCAATGAAGCTTCAAATGTACTAAAATTAACGTATCACAATTTTTCCGCATTATTTCCTGGTGATTTACCTCAAAGACAAGAACAACAGCTTGTAAACGAATGCCAAAACCTTCAATCAACTATCTTAAAAGTGGCACATCACGGTTCAAAAACCTCTTCTAGTTTAGAATTTCTTCAAGCTGTAAATCCCCAATTTGCTGTGATTTGTGTAGGTAAATACAATAGCTTTAACCACCCTAGCTCTCAAATTATCGAGCGTTTAAATAAATTAAACATTCCTATTTATCGAACGGATATAAATGGCGCTATCGTATTTTCTACTGATGGCTATAAATTAAAAATAGATACATTCAATTAA
- the holA gene encoding DNA polymerase III subunit delta — MKYTEALKQLQRKKISPIYLIYGEETYLAEKFLKTLLSIVNPQNDSEAIQYFDTSSDMKALLQALDSSPFFSEKNIIIANDLKIFQDKLSEKDKRDEQDFINYLPTLPEYSILILRYHKNKIDKRRKLFKSIDKYGSIIECETLNYWNINDWLNARLHELNLRFDREAYAYFIEAVKSMDKISLGFLDQELVKLTLYTDDKFINRQTLENVFSTIPEISAFRLWDSLCEKNISIALELFLIQQSSGVHPLRLLAFLVRQIRQLWQVKIYLSEGQNVKQIASTLKLHPFITEKIVKQANNFSLQCIERTLHKLAIADYKLKTGSNEPALIENILIEFCQ; from the coding sequence ATGAAATACACTGAGGCATTAAAACAACTTCAACGAAAAAAAATATCTCCCATATATTTAATCTACGGTGAAGAAACGTATCTTGCAGAAAAATTTTTAAAAACACTGCTTTCTATCGTCAATCCTCAAAATGACTCCGAAGCTATACAGTATTTTGACACTTCTAGCGATATGAAAGCACTCTTGCAAGCACTCGATAGTTCACCATTTTTCAGTGAAAAAAACATCATTATAGCCAATGATTTAAAAATATTTCAAGATAAATTATCCGAAAAAGATAAGCGCGATGAACAGGATTTCATCAATTATTTACCGACTTTACCCGAGTACAGCATATTGATTTTGCGTTACCATAAAAATAAAATAGACAAACGGCGCAAATTATTTAAAAGTATCGATAAATACGGCTCTATTATTGAATGTGAGACATTAAACTATTGGAATATAAACGATTGGCTCAACGCGCGTTTGCATGAATTAAATTTGCGCTTTGATAGAGAAGCTTATGCTTATTTCATTGAAGCCGTTAAATCCATGGATAAAATTTCTCTCGGTTTTTTAGACCAAGAACTTGTGAAATTAACCCTGTACACTGACGATAAATTCATAAATCGCCAAACACTAGAAAATGTATTTTCCACCATTCCAGAGATTTCTGCATTTAGGCTTTGGGATAGCTTGTGCGAAAAAAACATCTCAATCGCTTTAGAATTGTTTTTAATACAGCAATCTTCTGGAGTGCATCCACTTCGTTTGCTCGCCTTTCTCGTACGACAAATACGCCAGCTTTGGCAAGTCAAAATCTATTTATCAGAAGGTCAAAACGTAAAACAAATCGCTTCTACTTTAAAGCTTCATCCATTCATTACTGAAAAAATCGTAAAACAGGCAAATAATTTTTCACTGCAATGTATTGAACGCACATTGCACAAATTAGCTATTGCCGATTATAAATTAAAAACAGGCTCAAATGAACCTGCTTTAATCGAAAATATTTTAATTGAATTTTGCCAATAA
- a CDS encoding helix-turn-helix domain-containing protein, which yields MTKYSNEFKVKAIKMVLKGDSIYHVAKILNMPNTASLRRWIFHYENGGISQLLHKNRKYTPIFKQKVIEYKWLHHLSLNQTAAKFSIPNTGTISTWEKLYSSYGFSGLISKKRGRPSMKKSKSKNKVNKPKKELSYVEQLEQEVYQLRMENDLLKKWHALMKQWEKEGKH from the coding sequence ATGACTAAATACTCAAATGAATTTAAAGTTAAAGCAATTAAAATGGTTTTAAAAGGAGATTCTATTTATCATGTAGCTAAAATTCTAAACATGCCAAATACAGCTTCTCTTCGCAGATGGATATTTCATTATGAAAATGGTGGCATTTCACAACTTCTTCATAAAAATCGTAAATATACTCCTATCTTTAAGCAAAAAGTTATTGAATATAAATGGCTACATCATTTATCATTAAATCAAACAGCAGCCAAATTTTCCATTCCTAATACTGGTACAATTTCTACATGGGAAAAGTTGTATAGTTCTTATGGATTTTCTGGCTTAATTTCTAAGAAACGAGGTAGACCATCTATGAAAAAATCTAAATCTAAAAATAAGGTTAACAAACCTAAAAAAGAACTTTCTTATGTTGAACAATTGGAACAAGAAGTTTATCAATTAAGGATGGAAAATGACCTATTAAAAAAGTGGCATGCCTTAATGAAGCAATGGGAAAAGGAAGGAAAACACTAG
- a CDS encoding IS3 family transposase — protein MGKGRKTLVLVIAKLRKKYTLKALLNYTKLAKSTYYDALKKLSREDKYKGLKTLIHNICNKNHGRYGYRRVTLQLHKQGIKVNHKVVMRLMKKENLTCKVRAKKYKSYRGQEGKIAKNILNRNFKASKPNEKWATDITEFALCNEKIYLSPIIDLYNGEIISYKISKRPILKQVLDMVEDATRKIKETKGIILHSDQGWQYQNRKYQELLKEKGIIQSMSRKGNCLDNAVIENFFGLLKSELFYLKKFKSVEDFIKELKSYIKYYNTKRIKIKLKGLSPVEYRTKSQLVA, from the coding sequence ATGGGAAAAGGAAGGAAAACACTAGTTCTAGTAATTGCTAAATTAAGGAAAAAATATACTCTAAAAGCCCTATTAAACTATACAAAATTAGCTAAAAGCACATATTATGATGCATTAAAAAAATTATCTAGAGAAGATAAATATAAAGGATTAAAAACATTAATTCATAATATTTGTAATAAAAATCATGGAAGATATGGATATAGAAGAGTAACTTTGCAGCTGCATAAACAAGGAATAAAAGTCAATCATAAAGTTGTTATGAGATTGATGAAAAAAGAAAATTTAACATGCAAAGTAAGAGCAAAGAAATATAAATCGTATAGAGGGCAAGAAGGGAAAATAGCTAAAAATATATTAAATAGAAATTTCAAAGCATCAAAACCAAACGAAAAATGGGCAACAGATATAACAGAATTTGCATTATGTAATGAAAAAATATACTTATCACCAATAATAGATTTATATAACGGAGAAATAATAAGTTATAAAATATCAAAAAGACCAATACTAAAGCAAGTATTAGATATGGTAGAAGATGCAACAAGAAAGATAAAAGAAACAAAAGGGATAATTCTACATTCAGACCAAGGATGGCAGTATCAGAATAGAAAATATCAGGAGTTATTAAAAGAAAAAGGCATTATCCAAAGCATGAGCCGAAAAGGAAACTGCTTAGATAATGCCGTAATAGAAAATTTCTTTGGTTTGCTAAAAAGCGAATTGTTCTATTTAAAAAAATTTAAATCCGTTGAAGATTTTATAAAAGAGTTAAAATCTTATATAAAATATTATAATACAAAACGGATAAAGATAAAACTAAAAGGACTTAGTCCCGTAGAATACAGAACTAAGTCTCAATTAGTAGCTTAA
- a CDS encoding zinc ribbon domain-containing protein, with the protein MILNLKKILAIVMVFVFAFSGIGMAKAKVGGGGMKAPTTTSKSMVPSTQSKSTTPSSSSNSAPKTNAADTNKSNATTNSNTTNSTNNTTSNATNNTANKTNTTTNSTATQQQSGSRWGSALRNIGLFAGGMFLGSMLSSMFGMGGFMGDVLGLIANVVLIGIVVMVIMAVYRKFFGKKNEGNAYASSRYDENNIRCSNCGWVCPDRNNPPKFCPECGNRMNGGNGDSGYNQYQNEQDAQYQEPSSHKIIDITPPKDKDKF; encoded by the coding sequence ATGATATTGAATTTAAAAAAAATCTTAGCTATTGTAATGGTTTTTGTTTTTGCCTTTAGTGGAATTGGCATGGCTAAAGCTAAAGTTGGCGGTGGCGGAATGAAAGCACCTACAACAACAAGCAAATCCATGGTACCATCAACACAATCTAAATCGACTACTCCTAGTAGTTCAAGTAATTCTGCGCCAAAGACTAATGCAGCAGATACAAATAAATCTAATGCGACAACAAATTCCAATACGACAAATTCTACTAATAATACAACAAGTAATGCGACAAATAATACAGCTAATAAAACAAATACTACAACAAATTCTACAGCTACACAGCAACAATCTGGTAGCCGTTGGGGTAGTGCTCTTAGAAATATCGGTTTATTCGCTGGTGGTATGTTCTTAGGTAGTATGCTCAGCAGTATGTTCGGCATGGGCGGTTTTATGGGTGATGTACTTGGCTTGATTGCAAATGTAGTGCTTATCGGTATTGTAGTCATGGTAATCATGGCTGTATATCGTAAATTTTTCGGCAAGAAAAATGAAGGCAATGCATATGCTTCTAGTCGATATGATGAAAATAATATTCGTTGCAGTAATTGTGGTTGGGTTTGCCCAGATAGAAACAATCCACCAAAATTCTGTCCAGAATGTGGCAATCGTATGAATGGTGGTAATGGTGATAGTGGATATAATCAATATCAGAATGAACAAGATGCACAGTATCAAGAACCATCTTCGCATAAAATCATTGATATAACGCCACCAAAAGATAAAGATAAATTCTAA
- a CDS encoding pro-sigmaK processing inhibitor BofA family protein, with protein MIESSLVVAFFVGLFILCIITKVFSLPLQLLWKCIYNSVIGAIVLYVINFLGIVYIPINFITAFIAGMFGIPGVLVLVIWALL; from the coding sequence ATGATAGAATCATCGTTAGTCGTAGCCTTTTTTGTAGGGCTATTTATTTTATGTATAATAACGAAAGTATTTTCTTTGCCATTACAATTATTGTGGAAATGTATTTATAACAGTGTTATAGGTGCAATCGTATTATATGTGATAAATTTTTTAGGGATTGTTTATATACCTATTAATTTTATAACGGCATTTATCGCAGGTATGTTTGGTATACCAGGTGTATTAGTACTTGTGATATGGGCTTTATTATAG
- the recR gene encoding recombination mediator RecR, whose amino-acid sequence MRYIEPMAKLIEHFRALPGIGSKTAVRLAYHILDMEPAQAKALAQAIIEAKEKIGYCSICFNLTDTDPCAICSSPARDHSTICVVEQPKDVVAMERMRDYKGVYHVLHGALSPIEGIGPEDIKVKELLTRLYDENVKEVIMATNPNIEGEATAMYIAKLLKPLGIKVTRIAHGLPVGGDLEYADEVTLAKAIENRREM is encoded by the coding sequence ATGAGATATATTGAGCCTATGGCTAAGCTGATAGAACACTTTCGGGCCTTGCCGGGAATTGGTTCCAAAACGGCTGTACGCTTAGCATATCATATTTTAGACATGGAGCCTGCCCAAGCAAAAGCCTTGGCGCAGGCTATTATTGAAGCTAAAGAAAAAATTGGCTATTGTAGCATTTGTTTTAATTTAACAGATACAGACCCATGTGCGATTTGTTCATCGCCAGCGCGTGACCATTCTACTATTTGCGTGGTAGAACAGCCTAAAGATGTTGTAGCGATGGAAAGAATGCGCGATTATAAAGGTGTATATCATGTACTACATGGAGCATTATCACCGATAGAGGGAATTGGCCCTGAAGATATTAAGGTTAAAGAATTATTGACTCGCCTTTATGATGAAAATGTAAAAGAAGTAATCATGGCTACAAATCCTAATATTGAAGGCGAAGCTACAGCTATGTATATAGCAAAGCTGTTAAAACCTCTTGGAATAAAAGTAACGCGTATTGCACACGGTTTGCCTGTCGGCGGAGATTTAGAATATGCTGATGAAGTTACGCTTGCAAAGGCTATTGAAAATCGCCGCGAAATGTAA
- a CDS encoding YbaB/EbfC family nucleoid-associated protein → MFNQGNMAGMMKKVQKMQADMKKMQDELKKKTVEVSVGGGVVKVVMNGEKQMQSLVIDKAAVDPDDVEMLQDLILSAVNQAMVKVDEMMASEMNKLTSGLKLPPGLF, encoded by the coding sequence ATGTTTAATCAAGGTAATATGGCCGGCATGATGAAAAAAGTTCAGAAAATGCAGGCTGATATGAAAAAAATGCAGGATGAACTCAAAAAGAAAACTGTAGAAGTAAGCGTTGGTGGCGGTGTTGTTAAAGTCGTTATGAACGGTGAAAAACAAATGCAGTCTCTTGTTATTGATAAAGCAGCAGTTGACCCGGATGATGTAGAAATGTTGCAAGACCTCATTTTATCTGCTGTTAATCAGGCAATGGTTAAAGTTGATGAAATGATGGCTAGTGAAATGAACAAACTGACAAGTGGACTTAAATTACCACCAGGATTATTTTAA